The Ciona intestinalis unplaced genomic scaffold, KH HT001104.1, whole genome shotgun sequence genome segment atgtaaacTCATATGTTAAAGACACCTTTCGTCTTTTGGTTGATTACTTTAACCACACCCCTGCACATCGGCGGTTACTTTATACACCACCCTGGAGCATATTACTAAACAAACACTTTAACTACACCCCCAGAATGTTCGACGCGCCGCGCTAAATGAAAGGCAACGCAGTCTTAATATAAACTGTAGCGACTTCTGGCAAACGGGCTTCAATTAAACTGTCTTTACCTTGTTATTCAACCGCATGTAGCGATCGTTAACACGTTGAATggatgttatattataaaacacatttgtgaCGTATCGGTATAATGCATTAATGTTTATCTTTATATAGAACGTatcatatgacgtcacggtgTTGTAATTTACGTCATATAGTAgcatgggggaagatgggacaccttttcattctattttctcgtcccattttgtttttaacaaagaattaaaaaacgtatcttcacggctccccccgttaattgtttgaaacacgatcaggatatttggatattatgtgctaaatgtgtcccatcttcccccagtatatatttaatatatgatatacgTCATGGtatcgtgacgtcatgaaatcgtgacgtcatataataCTTTATGCTACTGTGAAGTCATGATGTTTTCAGTTTATGTTGAAGGTTTATTTAAAGGTAACACGTCATAatatcgtgacgtcacgagtAAATACGTCACACGCGAATGTTAAACTTCAGAAgctagtttattaaaatactcTATTAAGGTTCTTCCCCGGCACTGATACTAATAAGCAGGATATGAGATGTTTGTGCCAAAACACGAGTGACTCATTATAcggaaaataaagaaaaaaatattaaatttacagAACGGACGTTTTAATCACGTGGtgaattcaaaaaatatttaaaatctgcGGCAAACAGGGTGTTATTAGGCCGGTAGGTGGCGGTAGGTAGATAAGGGGTAATAGAAGGTGTATGAAGGAAAATagtttgttacaaaaatcaaatattcaaCTGGCAATATACTTAGCGTGGGGTGAAGCTACGGTGAGAGTTTGGTGCCAAGGTAATCATCATACGGGCGAGAAATGGGGAGGAGGCGAAGTTTCTGGGGGACGTCGCGTATTTGGCGCCGAAATCAGAGTATGATTTTAAATAGGTCCCTaatgtttcttattttaataattaatgagGGAATATTAAAGAATGTTTACCGAAGTCAAAATTAGCTGGCATTGCATGGacttggtttatatttaatgcaaaacatttggataaaaataaccgaaaaaaaaaatcatttttgatTGATTGCTTCGCTTAACTTAACCGGAGTTCGtaggaataaaaataaacatctaTGGCGACCTTCGTGTCATGGGATCTATCAATCTTATTTGATGACGTTTCGCGCTAAACGTTAAAATCACACCGATTCGCTTTACAAATTACCCCCGTTCAATTtgatacaaaaataatcattttatAAACGGGTGTCGTTTGAAACAATTTGTGGTAAAATGAGACGAAAGAAAATGACGGCCATTTGCAAAAGTATCCGGTAAAACCCCTAAGGCGATATCATTACCCTTAATAGTTGATATCTATGTAATTGAAGCAAATTTCgcttatttatgttttgtgtttcgACTTTAAAACGGCCTCAAATTTCACGCGGAGTTGGCGATTCAGCGCGATTGTTCGATCGCCATCGATTAGAATGCAATCGCGGTTttctctatgacgtcacaacgaaCTTTGGTAAACGCGCGAACAAACctcaatatgacgtcataatagataAACCGATGGCGGCGACATGAAACGAAAAACGTCGAGATTTTTGGGGGTAAttctaaaatgttttaaaaatcgaCTTTATGggcttctgtgacgtcataatgcgaGTTGCGACCGCTGGAATAATGGAACGAAATTTGTCGAAAATCGCGATTTTGGGATTCTAAAGTGGTAAATGGGCACGATTAAGTGAAGTCGGCCTTCCATTAGGAGTCGGGGTGACAAATGTAGTTGTGGGGTTGAAGTGGTTTTGTTATGTCGCTGTTATCGCGGTGTTATGATCGCATTGttatctatgacatcacaatacgcAGCTGTTGAGTTGTCTAATTAGGTAATAGACGGTTGAATGTGTTTGGGTTTTGATTTAATCTGgaacttaatatttatttgcaCGACACATCAAGTGGAGGAGACGGTATTAAGTGAGAATTGGACTGTGGTGATGTTTCTGTGTTTGTTGTAACTCGTACCCGCATTGTGTAGGCAGTGGTGTAACTTATATAActtcacatggcggggcaaccgacgttataacacgggtgttctgtttatttatacacttcgtgcccgtttacgaattaccatatatgtaactttgttggtgattatgtttatgtatggctgacaatttggacaacccattagtgaccactgggttgtagcaattacttttaaatgtcttgcccagagacacatacgctcacaatggtagcagcatcgagttTCGAATCAGTAACCTGTGGTCTAGAGACGAGCACTACAACAACTGTGACACGGCCGTTTAATTTACGACGGCTTTTAAGCTAAAACATCACTTAAGATTATTATCAGCAATGCGTAATTAGGGGGAAGTTTAATGCTCCCTCCCCCCCTAATGTTGGTGACTCAACTTTATCTGTGACGAAGTTACTTTAGATTtgtagatatcatatattagtCATTAATATGTTGTTTGTGGTGTTTGTCACCtaataatgcccattatgaCGTGCGGTGACGTAAACCGGATGGAAATTACCTGACGAATCAAGATTCGAATCTAAAAAGTATTTCCTGATCTgaattcgaacccaggatacTTGGTTCTTCAACCCTGGTCTAGATTCGAACCCCGGATTCTTGGTCCTCCAACCCTTGCTCTATATCACCACCATGCGGCAACTAATTTTATCCCCACCAAACGAAAAAGAGTATTTTTTACATCACGGTTATAATTCTAGAGGTAGACTTTTATGttatagcagatgtttcaccaagtctactcagtcttttacaagcactgatgatgccaacagttttgatggaaaacataataaacacAACGACAAAAAACACCCTAATAATACCGTAACCACAACAAACTTACATTATTATGGGATGCCTCGTCGCCCATGGCAACTCTGGTGAAGATCAATCTAGAACATTCAATTGTTTCTTCTATTGTTCCTGACAATGCAATAATAACGTAACAATGAGACGCTTCACACGCGCGTCATCAACAAACGTGCAACTGTAATAATAAAAGCACGCGGCGTTCTGCTGCGAGGATTTGGCAGCATAGTGACGTATAGTATGTAAcatactttatcctcatgtggccggaaaacgacagtcgttataacacgggtgttcaccatacacctcgtgcctgcttacgagttaccatgagctagtagaatgggggaagatgggacactttttaactctattttctcgtctcatttagcagtaaacaaagaacattcaaagaaatatgaaactatgtcctcatgactctcatagaccggtgttaattgtttaaaacacgatcagaatatctggatattatgtgctaaaggtgtcccatcttcccccaccctactatatatattttttcattttttatgtatggcttataatttggacaactctttcgtgaccactgggttggaacaattgccgttaagtgtcttgcccaaggagacatacgcccacaatggtagcagcgacgagccttgaacccattacctctgggctggaggcaggcgcgcttaccacaatgccacggcgccggacgtcACAATCAGTTCTATGACAAAACGTTAAATATGATTGTTGGTTTGTTCCAAAACAGATTTTGAATTCTACAATTGGTTCTTGTAAATTAACAAATGTTTGTGGCAGaatattatttatctctttgaatacgatagcgaagatcaaactaattaaaacaacaaagagaaggaaattagcagtaaaaccacagtcgttaaaacatgctatgggtaaaaactacttgagcaaaaatgtcaaataaaagtttgGCTGTTACCCCCGCGATCcaattataatttatgttgAGTTATAGTCAATGaaactttatataataaaaaattaataaaattcagatttatttgaaaaaaattgctCAAAAACACAACCTGTAAAGAATTTATCGATTGTCGTAActtattattatgtatacCGATTGTGGTAGTTGCTGTTTACCAAGTTATTCTGATGTATTAATAGTTGCTTACACACCTTAAGCGGATTAAATCTTTCATTGTTCCCaaattacgtcacagaggaaAACAATTACTTTCGAcctgaaaacaaaacatattttcaagaaaaatgtttacaacCGCAAGACGGCGTAAGAGAGCTAAACACTAGATGTTTGGGTCTTGTTAGGTGGAACAGTGCGTCCCGAGGCCAGAGAATACGAACTAAATAGAacgggttcaagactcgaCACTGCTACTATtagggcgtatgtgtccttacattgctacaacccagtggtcactgatgggttgtctaaattgtcaactgTATGGAAAAAAAAACGCTAGGTGGTGTAAAAGAGCAATATTAACCgagttgtgtttttaactctGATCTCCACATgttactgtggggcaagatgggatactgttagcacaaaATGTCCCGTATTTCCCCATCctgattttaacaattagcaacTTTAAAGCGTCGAGCgttaataaataaagtcaagactttcatattattttggttttgattatttcagttttatttcatGGAAATTTAAACGTCAGCCATTATTCTTTATGACGTATTAATGACGTGTTTATTACGTTTGGTGAATAAACCGATCGTAAAAATGTCGCAAAACTCGaaataaattcattaaattCTAATTTAATTCATTAgaacagaatttttaaaataatcggccatattgtgacgtcatatttaaaGATGGGGGCAAGAAAACGAGAATTtgttgaaagttttaaaaaatgtaatttatattattttattttcccctCGAATACGATAACAAAGAtcagattaaataaaaaacaaacgaaagaagggaattagcaacaaaacaacattgttaaaacacgctatagaTTCGAAAGCagtgttatataaattatatcatTTAATTCtcaataatttatttcaaaaatcgtggctgctaaacccaacaTTTGATAAACTCACCGTAGTTGtatttaatcaattaaaacacaaatcgtggtgttttaaatttatctttgtttgttttaattaattcctaataatttattttaaatgttaacaaCCCGCATAACATCTGCTACCTCCCAATTCCCCTTAAGCGTCAGATTTCTAAAATGCGGAACGAACACCGCTTGTAATACGTCATTAATACAATGTAGTATTCCTCCCATGGGATGTtcgttaaattaaacatagcGTTTTACGAAGAATCTGCAATTTACGGAaaacaataagttttattcaatatggatgaggtcttacagtgagACACGCATTTGGACTTGGGATTTAattcagagttggcccattaccccaacattgtatgcGGTATTACATCAAACCTCAATCCACCGAAAACACagctagttttaaaataaattgattcCAAATTCGCTGAAATCTGATTGGTTCCGGTCGGACGTGAAGTCACAACGATTCAAACAAACATAGAGATTATGAATGTAGCGTAGCAGGGGGGAGTTATCGCGTGTCATGGTATGGGATTCGATTTGTTGGAGACGTTTAAATGAGGGATTCAATTTTAGTGGTGACTGTTACATGCTAGAGCCTTTCACGCAAAGCATCCAAAAGCTGGATTTTACTTATtcaaatttcattcattttttttaagttcatGTTAGTCGTTCACACGCAATATAATCTGACTTGGCTGTTTTGGGCGTTTATTGGGGAATagtagtttaaataaaacatgatcaagttATTCTGTTTCTTCTGCTACCGGgaatattgtaaattaaactatttttgtctgatatcaaataaaaaacgttATTATTATTCTAATGTTTGTCTGCCATTGGGCAATACTTCGTCCGGGTTTGACGCCGACGCAAATAAACACCcgataacattaaaataatcgTAAAAAGGCAACACAACCCAAACGGGAAATTATGTTACAACGGGCGTTTTAAGTGTTGACTGTttcatgttaaatattaacacgAAATACCGGGGCTCATATTTTGATAACGACCGAACTTAAcatgggccatcttaccccaacttactatataataGTTTGGGAAAAATGGGgtttaagtttaacttaacTTAGGTGTGTGGGGTGATGCCGCATTAAGTTGTGGAGAAACTGCGACCAGTTTGTCGTAAATTCATTAATTAATCCGTTAATTAGGATTAATTAAGCAAATAAGGCCCAAGTTGTGTTAAAACGCGTCAAACGGAGCGAAAAAACTGCCGAGGAATCGATGCTGAAAAGTAAGTGTGACAAAACAAGGCAATCATCGTGTGCAGTGAATCGTGGAGTGAAGCGGAGGTTGTGTCGGCGGCGTTTGGTGTTTGGTGTGTTGGGTGGTTGGGTGGTTGGGGGGTGTGATATTGTTTAAGGTGCAATAGCAAAGTTTGTattaattgaaattaaaagagaagggaattatcagcaaaacgacagtcgttaaacacgctatgggtatTGAGGAAAATGTCAGATCGTGGCTgttaaacttgtgttttataaaaatcggAAAAATGCAGGCGCCCAATAAATGACTTTTAAAGCTTagagaataaaaattttaaatttacaaaacgaattatttttataagcgatcacatattttttataaggaATTTGATTTTTCGTCCAACTAAATCGTCGAAGTTATAACGAATTCCATTTTTGTTAAGTTTCGTGGCATTATAAATGCAGCTTAAATTTTGGAAATTAACTTAAAGTTAAACAGCTTGATTTAAAACCAGTATTAATATTAAAGCCaagattaaatataaataaagttattttcccgccattttaaataaattcttaAATTCGGAACCGAAAATTGGtcattcaaatataaattataataaattttaactatAAAGATATacaataggttggggtaagatggttcatgttttcattctatttcatcGTTCTATttagtactaaacaaagaatatttacataatttgaaaccgtattctcacgactttaaatagcgttgtaaattgtttaaacacgattaggaaatatgggatattaggtgttaacagtgtcccatcttaccccaacctactaaacattgtaaaatttttaagcGAGAATTTCTAAAAGtgcaataaatataatttgacgacttatgttgtgttttaatatttcctgAGTAAAGTAAGTttgattcaaatatttttattttaatatttcaaataataaTTCGTTTTGTCGTTAAGTATCTGGTGTAGATAAACGTTGCTGTAAACCCCTTGTATTTCTAACATGCTTATTGTATCATAATGGCATTATGATGTAATTAAGTCATACGGCGAAGCGATTTTACGTAATAATGGGTTAACAATGAAAACGTTCTGCTCCTTCTGCGACCGCGGTTCTCGAGTCGAATCGATTATTCGGAATTGCTGAAAACATGTTCGGTTTATGACAAATCTTCGTCGTTTTTACGAGCGCTGGTGACAGGAGGCATATGCTGGTGGAACTTTACATTAATGGGGGAATCGTAAATATTCAGTGACACCAAAGGCTTGTCACTTTAAGCAAAGACCTCGTGTTGAGAAGTTGCTTTTTATAGGTAGTTGAATTAGTGAATggattttgtttcttttgtgtttttttgataAGAAAGTGTAGAATGTTACAGGCATTTATCAAATGGTGTGTTATACTgtagcgtgttataacgagtaACTTTTTGTTgcgattaaaataaacaggcCGGGCCGATTGTAGTTGAAATAATTAATGAGTTTAGTTGGTCGTTtggttttgttataaaataagttgtatGCCTATTGTTATAACTACTAACTTAccaatttattctttaaaagaataaataaatttttattttgtcttttcgtTTCTAGTTAGAATTACGGAATTAGTTTAGTTCTATTTTATCAACAAGCGTTtcataaaaagtatttttttaaacttatttcttgaataaaaaaataaatataactttcgACTCTTCGGTGAGAAAAGAAAGTAAGTAATTTACAATATCGTAAAGACGGGAAGTGACGgtaaaacgatagtcgttatagcacgctTGTATGGATAAAACAGAAGTACAGAAACTACTCGATTAAAGGCGTAACCGTCACTATGTTTCGAAAAtaacaatgttaattgttgagTTTTACAATTTGATGTCTTTcgagttttgaaattttaacttGGCCGcaaaaattagatttttaaaagttgtagtTGTCTGTTTAGACCTAATTTAGGTTGagaatttaatttgtaaaaggttggggtaaggtggtctatgcttttatttcttttccCATTGAATTTTAATCAGTATAAGAAAAACATTCCACCTTATAGATAAAGAATCATCTCTATAATTACTGCATACGTATTTTCCGGGGGGTTTTGAACTTCATTATTAagatttgttttagtttggtaataaattagCTTTTAATTAATCCAGGTTTTATAAGTTCCATTGtcctaataataaaactatgacatcactgtGCCAATTGAAGACGTCACACTCACGTGAGAACGAACCGCCGAAAAGTCCGTTCGCGAATTCGGgcgaaaaaaatgacaaaaaatcGACGAAAAGCGAAGATTTATCCGAGGAAGATGAGAATGAGGTCCGGGAGCAACACCCGGAAGAGGAGGGAGTGAGATCGTCTTTCTCAATCGCTAAAATCCTCGGATTCGCGAAGAAATACGCCACAGAGCGCGAGGGGCGAGAATTTACAAAATGGCGGCCGTGCTTCGGGAAACGTCACAATGGTTCcgatgacgaaacaatgaacaatGATACTTCACAGTCAAATATGAAAATTAATTCatgttttcataaaaatgaAGACCTCGAAAAGGGGAATTCCCCGTGCGGCTGTTTAAACggtgatgacgtaacaaacaaacgaTTGTCAGGAATTTTAGAAAATGAAGTTTTCAACGCGAAAAAATTCGGCCAAAAATCGGAAGATTTTGAGAACATGATTCCAACCAATGAAGTTAAAACGAAAAGTTTTCCCGACTTTCCGCCATCTTTGCACCCGGTTGACGGAGGACATAAATGGGCGTCGGccttatataattattatggCAGTTTAAACCCAACTTGGAAAATATGGCAAGACGTATTCATTCGCCGTTCCTTGTCTACGTCACAATTGTCTACGTCACAGCtacctacgtcacaatacccaCCTCGTTTCCATGGATTCCATCCCTACGTCAGAAGGGGAAGTCCCCCAGGGTGTTGGGGAAACGAACTCACCGTTAGAAGGGAAAGTCCAAGAATATCACAGCCCGGGATTCCCCTGGATAACGAAAGACAATCGAATAAAAGtaagaaatattatttctattgttTCAATGGAAACGCAAGGTTTTTACGAAACGATTCTCCTGACAGTATAAAGTATTGAaaccaacgtttcgtctgccgcGTGTACTGAAGCATTGGGGCAGTTTATGTGGCGAAGCAACGACAAACGTTATACTACAATCCTCCTATTCTACGACAGCATTATTGCCGCATGGCAGACGAAAAGTTGCTTTcaataaaacttatgttaaaCTTTGCCGGAAATTCACTAAAATTTTCCACGCTTTGTTGCATACGAAGTGATATAACATGCTTCACAAAAGCTGTTATAGTTTTTCGAGAATAGTAAGGATTGAAGAACCGAAGAGTTTgaggtgttgcacaccatacatggtggcttcatacacctcatgctcactgccagGTTCCCTTCAATACTTGATGAATGGTTGCAATTAGGAAACCCATTACCGGCAACCGCGCACTCACGAACAAAACCTGATGTTTCGAAAGCTACTCATTTGTGTAACAAATAcacttatgatgtcataagaaATTGATagatgacgtaataatgcgagtaaattataattcattgtgttttaacgaatatcgttttgctgataattcccttctcttcgttgtttaaataatatgaccTTCGCTATATCGGATTCGAAAAGACAAATACCAAATATGTTATGTACTTCTGACAGGCGATTATAattcattgtttcgtcataaacTTCCCACGAGAATAAATACAAATCGCGGCGTTTTAAAATGGCGATTGTTTGCGAACAAAGAATCAATTACTTGGGGCAATCATCGTGTGTTATGAGGCGAACAACGATTGGGTTAAATTGCCGTGAATGAGAAAAATAAACGAACGCGGTTTTCGCGCTTCCAGTAaattggggggggggggggggtaagCTATGAGCGGGAAGTCGCGCTTTTTGAACAAGTTGCCCGCCTTATATGGAGTTGGGTTAATGAttggtgtatttattttatgttgttatacttgtaagcgggcaagaggtttatggaacaaaacatatattttatgctTTTGTTGTGTACAAAGTGTTGTAATAATTGCATGGTATATGAATAAacgttacttatttatccttgcatggtggggcaacgacagtcgttataacacgggtgttctgtttcatacacctcgtgcccgcttacaagttaccacgtatgtaactttgttggcgAATGTATTTTACACTCCCCCTCTATATATACttggtttgtgttttataataatatatgctGAATGAAGCAAACTTTTTTGGGTGAACTTGGTTTCGATGTTTAAGTGGTTTCCAGTCGAGTGGGCACGATTGTGGGAGATTTAAGAGGGTAATGGGCCGGAAAAATGGGTCCctttgaaaattttgtttgattttaatagTCGGGTTACAACCCTGGGTTTAAAGCGTCAAAATGCGATCGAATCGGATTTGGGGCGTTTCGCTATGGTAGGTCAAGTTACGTCAAGATTTGACTTTGAAGAAGCGATATTAAAGTTCGTGTGTGACGttacaataaaattatgtgtgacgtaacaataaaattaCAGTAGTggttgtttgaaataaaaagacaGCAAGCAAGaagtttttatctttaaatgtattttattttttcagttactttttattttaattcttctTTATTATTCCAAAAAATTTAACGCGAATTCAACTTTGATTTTTAGCTGGATTTTCAAATTTGATAAATTTCGCTTTGAGAGATGGGAGGAAAGAGGAGAAGAGTGAGAGAGGAGAGGAGAAAGATGAATTGGAGCATCCTCTTCCCATTGTTCAGTCATTCCCACCTCTTTCTCATCCTGAGAGCAAAGATAATGGGaataattgtgacgtcactagcACCAAAGATAAAGAAGAAACAAAGGAAGAGGAATTACGAAATTTTCCGCCAAACGAGGACCGTCCACTTTCagtaaattcaaataattcagCGGATTCCGCGCAAAATTCAAACGATGAAAAAACTTTCAACCGTTCCGCTTCAGCGAGCACTGATGACGTAAAGCCTGGGTATTCCCCTCCTACGTCATTTTCAGAACCGAGGAAAAAGAAAACGCGGACAGTTTTTTCAAGAAGTCAGATTTTTCAACTGGAGTCGACGTTTGACATGAAGAGATATCTAAGCAGTTCTGAACGCGCGAGTTTGGCGGCGAATCTCAATCTAACTGAAACTCAGGTGattgttatgttatttatctattttaatatgattgcgtaaatcatatagtagggtggggcaggatgggacacctttgacacataatatctaaatatcctgttcgtattttaaacaattacgaACAGtatatgggagccgtgaggatacggttttacaagaAACCATTGGAAGTTTTTGGAattctataaaacaaatattttgaaaaattattatgacgtcactgacTTCGATTCTTACGTCACAGATCAAGATCTGGTTTCAGAACCGACGTAACAAATGGAAGCGACAAATAGCGACCGATGTCGACGGGTTAGGGCTGGGGATGGCCGCTGCTGTTATGACGGGGAACCCCCTGTTTAACCAACTTTCCCACCAGAACACAGCGGGAATTCCCCAACACCGACGACCCTACCCACCCACTATGACGTATGCGGGGTTAGACAATAGACCCGGAAGTCATTATAACTCAATCCCACATTTTGCATTAAATGGTCCTCGGCCCCATTTCCCATGGCCCCCTGCCCCGACCCCTAATAACCCCGCAAGTTACCAAAGGTCATTGACACCATTCGCCTATTACCCGAGAGCAATGATGGCGGCCATGGCAGCAGCAGCGGCATCTAGCGGCAGCGGGTTAAACACTGCAACATCAACGAGCGATAACGAATTTAAGGGGGATACCCAGCACGGGTTTTCCATACTTAAAGACGATTTACCGACTACAAGTTTTTCAGTGAAACTACAAAAACTAAATTCCTCCCCGCTTGCCGAGTCACGTGGGCTATTGGTACGCAAAGAGGGGAATCCCGTGGTTTGAGACAATCATAgacaacatatatattcaattgtaaataaatttcagtGTTACTATATGTTAACGATCATCGGAATAAagaaattatgacgtaatttgTTGTGTTATGACGTTAgcgcccacaaagttactttcGTAGTAACTTGAAGGAGGgtaggaggtgtatgaaacagaacacccatgttataacgactgtcgttgccccgccacgcgaaaaCTGCTACATCACAACAGCAATTGATGATCACGAAACGAAATAAACAATCTATGCAACAgaaacctcatgctcgctgtcgagttggGAATGTTTTTCGTAACTTCGCTGCgttgttattattacgtcacagttacAAAGATAATTTACTATGACGCCATAAAACAGAATCACAGGAAACGAAACGTCGATACTTCCATTCAATGACAAAATcgtctgttacgtcattatcggtaattataatttatgaatcaagtttgaaacaaaacccGAACCGTCTCGTCGAGCATTGCGACATAAATCAAAGTCGTTTCATATTCCCGCGTGTATATGCGACTACATCGGTTTGCGTTAAATATAAGTGATACGTGTCTCTGGTTCTCAAACCCTGGCCTGAATTCGAACCCAGGGTTCCCGTATACCTTACAATCACCGCAGACTTGTGGTTGTGACGTAGCGAAACGTAATCAATCTgcgttgtgatgtcacagactCAAGTTGAGGGACGGCCCGGTCGAAAGTAGGTCAGGGGTCAAGTCTTGAAGTCTTGGATTTATTTGGGGTAGAATAATTAGGTAATTATGAGACGTTTAATTTACGCGAAAACcgggtttaaaattttgtctgTGAGTATAATATCATTCGTATGTTTGTTTACGGCGTGTgtgaagtttttttatttggcaacactgtaaaaaatatctggaaacactgggcCTCAAACGTGATAAGTTGCTTGCaaagattgttttaataatttattacgAGCGGGTCTTTCTAGCTGCTCATTGAGGCTTTTAATGGGCGTCGATCAGCGGGAGGGTTGGGGGGGATAACG includes the following:
- the LOC108950868 gene encoding uncharacterized protein LOC108950868; the encoded protein is MTSLCQLKTSHSRENEPPKSPFANSGEKNDKKSTKSEDLSEEDENEVREQHPEEEGVRSSFSIAKILGFAKKYATEREGREFTKWRPCFGKRHNGSDDETMNNDTSQSNMKINSCFHKNEDLEKGNSPCGCLNGDDVTNKRLSGILENEVFNAKKFGQKSEDFENMIPTNEVKTKSFPDFPPSLHPVDGGHKWASALYNYYGSLNPTWKIWQDVFIRRSLSTSQLSTSQLPTSQYPPRFHGFHPYVRRGSPPGCWGNELTVRRESPRISQPGIPLDNERQSNKTGFSNLINFALRDGRKEEKSERGEEKDELEHPLPIVQSFPPLSHPESKDNGNNCDVTSTKDKEETKEEELRNFPPNEDRPLSVNSNNSADSAQNSNDEKTFNRSASASTDDVKPGYSPPTSFSEPRKKKTRTVFSRSQIFQLESTFDMKRYLSSSERASLAANLNLTETQIKIWFQNRRNKWKRQIATDVDGLGLGMAAAVMTGNPLFNQLSHQNTAGIPQHRRPYPPTMTYAGLDNRPGSHYNSIPHFALNGPRPHFPWPPAPTPNNPASYQRSLTPFAYYPRAMMAAMAAAAASSGSGLNTATSTSDNEFKGDTQHGFSILKDDLPTTSFSVKLQKLNSSPLAESRGLLVRKEGNPVV